The proteins below come from a single Bacteroides sp. genomic window:
- a CDS encoding serine kinase gives MMTISDIAQKLSLKVLSGQGGINREVTGGYVSDLLSDVMGHAQAGHIWITLQTHKNVMAIASLKDLAAVILVSSHQPNEDTAMQSNEEEIPVLGTDLSAFEISGKLYEILKT, from the coding sequence ATGATGACGATTTCAGATATTGCACAAAAACTTTCGCTTAAGGTCCTCAGTGGACAGGGTGGGATAAACCGTGAGGTAACCGGTGGTTATGTTTCCGATCTGCTTAGCGATGTGATGGGACATGCGCAGGCAGGACACATCTGGATTACCTTGCAGACCCATAAGAATGTCATGGCTATTGCCTCATTGAAAGACTTGGCCGCCGTGATTCTTGTGAGCAGTCATCAGCCGAATGAAGACACTGCCATGCAGAGCAATGAGGAAGAAATACCTGTGCTGGGAACCGACCTTTCTGCTTTTGAGATCAGCGGGAAGCTCTATGAAATATTGAAGACTTGA
- a CDS encoding DRTGG domain-containing protein, which produces MKISEIKNLINGRIICGEDREDYSVEVAFASDLMSDVLTLKDDHVLLITGLNNLQTIRTAEMSDIHCIILARNKKASQEMLDLASENGQILIECRYSVFKTCGLLFQAGVKPIF; this is translated from the coding sequence ATGAAGATTTCTGAAATAAAGAACCTGATTAATGGCAGGATCATTTGCGGGGAAGACCGGGAAGATTATTCAGTGGAAGTGGCTTTCGCCTCCGACCTGATGAGCGATGTACTTACCCTAAAGGATGATCACGTATTGCTGATTACAGGGCTTAACAATCTGCAGACCATTCGTACCGCTGAAATGTCCGACATTCATTGTATTATCCTGGCACGAAATAAAAAAGCCAGTCAGGAAATGCTAGATCTTGCCAGCGAAAACGGGCAGATCCTGATCGAATGCCGGTATTCTGTTTTTAAAACCTGTGGGCTGTTGTTTCAGGCCGGGGTAAAGCCGATCTTTTAA
- a CDS encoding ATP-binding protein, with protein MHFEYSIEGGNFSRAGYASSEIKKLLKQLNVDMGIIKRTVVACYEAEVNVVAHAYSGTIYVDLNTDLIRIRLQDEGPGIPDIDQAMQEGFSTASSKVREMGFGAGMGLPNIKKNADKMEISSEVGKGTTLEITMFLQ; from the coding sequence ATGCATTTTGAATACAGTATAGAGGGTGGTAACTTCTCGCGCGCAGGTTACGCCTCCAGTGAGATAAAAAAATTGCTTAAGCAACTGAATGTGGACATGGGGATCATTAAACGCACTGTTGTAGCCTGTTACGAAGCCGAGGTGAATGTCGTGGCCCATGCCTATAGCGGGACGATCTATGTTGATCTGAACACCGATTTGATTCGGATCAGGTTGCAGGACGAAGGCCCGGGCATCCCCGATATTGACCAGGCTATGCAGGAAGGCTTCTCGACGGCCAGCAGCAAGGTGCGCGAAATGGGATTCGGCGCGGGAATGGGCCTTCCCAACATTAAAAAGAACGCTGATAAAATGGAAATTTCTAGCGAAGTGGGTAAAGGGACAACGCTCGAGATTACTATGTTTTTGCAATAA
- a CDS encoding outer membrane beta-barrel protein — protein MKSSTSSFPVFVIFLLIPLLCQSQEYSRSYFNLGYITNFSKCEECEKVDTGGSIRLGYLSKKKLGFYLGYLWFKEYHKDFVEYDDEGKAFLAGLNLRLFKSEDFRLYAQIGIENEKFIATYPTRTESETNLKPDFGLLINYKFINSFLGWQPSEPPHINIGLGITILNKSSDR, from the coding sequence ATGAAAAGTTCAACAAGTTCTTTTCCGGTTTTTGTTATCTTTCTTCTTATTCCCCTGCTTTGTCAGAGCCAGGAATATTCCAGGTCGTATTTCAACCTGGGATATATTACAAACTTTTCGAAATGCGAGGAATGCGAAAAAGTGGATACCGGAGGGTCGATCCGATTGGGTTATTTATCAAAGAAGAAATTAGGTTTTTACCTTGGCTATTTATGGTTTAAAGAGTATCACAAGGATTTCGTGGAATATGACGATGAAGGGAAAGCATTTTTAGCTGGGTTAAATCTTCGGTTATTTAAGAGCGAGGATTTCCGATTGTATGCTCAGATAGGGATTGAAAATGAGAAATTTATTGCAACCTACCCAACAAGGACTGAATCGGAGACAAACCTCAAACCTGACTTTGGATTATTAATTAATTACAAATTCATAAATAGTTTTTTAGGTTGGCAACCATCAGAGCCACCCCATATAAACATTGGACTGGGGATAACTATATTAAACAAATCATCAGATCGTTAA
- a CDS encoding NADH-dependent [FeFe] hydrogenase, group A6: MELIKLTIDNRTVEVEKGTTIFHAAKKLGIEIPTLCYMNLGDLNIEHKPGGCRVCVVEVEGRRNLAPSCATECAEGLVVKTNSMRVLNSRRTVLELILSDHPFDCLICAKSGNCDLQDLAIKMGVRNIPYQGEKSTYKPDFSPAIIREMDKCIMCRRCETMCNDFQTVGVLSGINRGFEAVVAPAFERDLDHSECTYCGQCVAVCPTGALTEVDHTPQVIRALADPAKTVVVQTAPAVRAALGEAFGLEPGTLVTGKLAAALRRLGFDYVFDTDFAADLTIMEEGSELLDRLGRFLNGDKSVKLPMLTSCCPGWVNFFEHNFSDLLDVPSTARSPQQMFGSIAKSYFAEKIKIDRKNMIVVSIMPCVAKKFECTREEFKVDGNPDVDYSISTRELAALIKGANIDFNSLPDENFDNPMGESTGASVIFGVTGGVIEAAVRTAYELHTKKTLEKVDFKQLRGMEGIRAASVDFDGVEIKIGIAHGLGNARKLLEDVRAGKSEFHAIEIMACPGGCIGGGGQPLHHGNSAILKARSKAIYAEDELKVLRKSHENPYIIKLYEEYLGKPLSEKAHHLLHTHYFAKQTTHIDID, encoded by the coding sequence ATGGAACTGATTAAATTAACCATAGATAACAGAACGGTCGAAGTTGAGAAGGGTACCACCATCTTCCACGCTGCCAAGAAACTGGGCATCGAGATACCGACCCTTTGCTATATGAACCTGGGCGACCTGAACATTGAACACAAACCCGGCGGTTGCCGTGTATGTGTGGTGGAAGTAGAAGGCCGCCGCAATCTGGCGCCCTCCTGTGCCACAGAATGCGCCGAAGGATTGGTCGTGAAGACCAACAGCATGCGCGTGCTCAACTCAAGGCGCACGGTGCTTGAGCTCATCCTCAGCGACCACCCCTTCGACTGCCTCATTTGTGCCAAGAGTGGCAACTGTGACCTGCAGGATCTGGCCATCAAAATGGGGGTAAGAAACATTCCATACCAGGGCGAGAAATCGACTTATAAGCCCGACTTCTCCCCGGCCATCATTCGCGAAATGGATAAGTGTATCATGTGCCGCCGCTGCGAAACGATGTGCAACGACTTCCAGACCGTGGGCGTGCTTTCGGGTATCAACAGGGGATTTGAAGCCGTGGTGGCTCCCGCTTTCGAGCGCGACCTCGACCACAGCGAATGTACCTATTGCGGACAGTGTGTGGCCGTTTGCCCCACCGGCGCCCTCACCGAGGTCGACCATACCCCGCAGGTAATCCGTGCTCTGGCTGATCCCGCCAAGACCGTCGTGGTTCAAACCGCTCCTGCAGTGCGCGCCGCACTGGGTGAAGCGTTTGGCCTTGAGCCCGGCACCCTCGTGACCGGTAAACTGGCCGCTGCCCTGCGCCGTCTCGGCTTCGACTATGTCTTCGATACCGACTTTGCTGCCGACCTCACCATTATGGAAGAAGGCTCAGAGCTGCTCGACCGCCTCGGGAGATTCCTTAATGGCGACAAGAGCGTGAAGCTACCCATGCTGACCTCCTGCTGCCCCGGTTGGGTGAACTTCTTTGAACACAACTTTTCCGATTTACTTGACGTACCCTCAACGGCCCGCTCCCCGCAGCAGATGTTCGGATCTATTGCCAAATCCTATTTTGCTGAGAAGATCAAGATCGACCGCAAGAACATGATTGTGGTTTCCATCATGCCCTGCGTCGCCAAAAAATTCGAGTGCACCCGCGAAGAGTTTAAGGTAGATGGCAACCCCGATGTGGATTATTCCATCTCAACCCGTGAGCTGGCAGCCCTCATCAAGGGTGCCAACATCGACTTCAACAGCCTGCCCGATGAAAATTTTGACAACCCCATGGGTGAATCTACCGGAGCCAGTGTCATTTTCGGGGTGACCGGTGGCGTGATTGAAGCCGCCGTTCGTACCGCTTACGAATTGCATACAAAGAAAACCCTCGAAAAGGTGGACTTCAAACAACTGCGTGGCATGGAAGGCATTCGTGCCGCAAGTGTCGACTTCGACGGAGTGGAGATCAAGATCGGTATCGCTCACGGGCTGGGTAACGCCCGCAAACTGCTTGAAGACGTACGTGCTGGTAAGAGCGAATTTCACGCCATCGAGATCATGGCCTGCCCCGGCGGATGTATCGGTGGAGGCGGTCAGCCCTTGCACCACGGCAACTCAGCCATCCTAAAAGCCCGTTCGAAGGCCATTTATGCCGAAGACGAGCTGAAAGTGCTGCGCAAGAGCCATGAAAACCCCTACATCATCAAACTGTATGAGGAATACCTGGGTAAGCCCCTCAGCGAGAAGGCGCATCATTTACTGCATACCCATTATTTTGCAAAGCAAACCACTCATATTGACATTGACTAA
- a CDS encoding NAD(P)H-dependent oxidoreductase subunit E codes for MTSVKLKLKEKDVQKIHEICKSFNNEAGELINVLHKSQEYFGYLPAEVQEEVALGLNIPVAKVYGVVTFYSFFTMLPKGRYPISICTGTACYVRGAEKVLDEFKRILKVSVGETTPDGKFSITCLRCVGACGLAPVVMVGDKTYGRVTTDGVKDILKEYENE; via the coding sequence ATGACTTCCGTAAAATTAAAACTCAAAGAAAAGGACGTGCAAAAGATCCATGAGATCTGCAAGTCGTTTAACAACGAGGCCGGCGAACTGATCAATGTTTTGCACAAGTCCCAGGAGTATTTCGGTTACCTGCCTGCCGAGGTGCAGGAAGAGGTGGCCTTAGGCTTGAATATCCCTGTGGCGAAAGTGTATGGCGTGGTGACCTTTTATTCATTCTTCACCATGCTGCCCAAGGGCCGCTATCCCATCAGCATCTGCACCGGCACGGCTTGTTACGTGCGTGGTGCTGAAAAAGTGCTTGACGAATTCAAGCGCATCCTGAAAGTTTCCGTGGGTGAAACCACGCCCGACGGAAAATTCTCCATCACCTGCCTGCGCTGTGTAGGTGCCTGCGGATTGGCACCCGTGGTCATGGTCGGCGACAAGACTTATGGTCGCGTAACTACCGACGGGGTGAAGGATATCCTCAAAGAATATGAGAACGAGTAA
- a CDS encoding redox-sensing transcriptional repressor Rex, which produces MLEGFKNFSGELELEINQINQGKEPKDMKLPNKNSHKAYGQAVPEPTLRRLPGYLSYFKSLKINNIEFVSSSQIAATFKMDSTLVTKDLAYTGVKGRTKIGYNVDKLIENIIAFLDFNTQENAFLFGVGNLGKALINYDGLKQYGLRIIAGFDINPEVTNTQIKDVKVYAVDEFRDLSRKIPARIGIITTPDHRAQETADLMVAWGIKAIWNFTPQSIKAPENIIVENTSIYSDLAVILNKLNR; this is translated from the coding sequence ATGCTCGAGGGTTTTAAGAACTTTTCCGGCGAGCTGGAGTTGGAAATCAATCAAATAAATCAAGGAAAGGAACCAAAGGATATGAAACTTCCCAATAAAAATTCGCATAAAGCCTATGGTCAGGCTGTTCCTGAACCTACCCTCCGACGTTTACCGGGTTACCTTAGCTATTTTAAATCGTTAAAGATCAATAATATTGAGTTCGTTTCCAGCAGCCAGATTGCAGCAACTTTTAAGATGGATTCCACGCTGGTTACCAAAGACCTCGCTTATACAGGTGTAAAGGGGCGTACGAAGATCGGCTACAATGTAGATAAACTCATTGAGAATATCATTGCTTTCCTCGATTTCAATACCCAGGAGAATGCTTTTCTGTTTGGGGTGGGTAATTTGGGGAAAGCGCTCATAAATTACGATGGCCTGAAACAATATGGGCTAAGAATAATAGCAGGATTTGACATTAACCCTGAAGTTACCAATACCCAGATTAAGGATGTGAAAGTATATGCCGTGGACGAGTTTCGTGATTTATCACGAAAGATCCCGGCTCGCATTGGTATTATTACTACACCAGATCATCGTGCCCAGGAAACCGCCGATTTGATGGTTGCATGGGGCATCAAGGCCATTTGGAATTTTACCCCACAATCCATCAAAGCTCCCGAAAATATCATTGTTGAGAACACCAGCATATACTCTGACCTGGCTGTTATTCTCAATAAATTGAACCGTTAA
- a CDS encoding PHP domain-containing protein — protein sequence MNSFRADLHVHTVLSPCGDLKMSPAAIVETAARRGIDILGITDHNSTKHGPLVSKLAREKGIFVLCGAEVTTREEAHCLTFFENFETLAAFQQYLDRHLPDIKNDPKYFGYQVVLDEQEMIVEEEERLLISGLDQGLDQVETEVHRLGGLFIPAHIDRPRYSLTSQLGFVPQDLKADALEVSRFTTPEEMIRQFPWIESYTFIRSSDAHHPDTLGSGITIFDMENRNFGEIRKALHKQDNRSTRIEKPGI from the coding sequence ATGAACTCGTTCAGGGCCGATTTGCATGTGCATACCGTGTTGTCACCCTGCGGCGACCTCAAAATGAGTCCCGCCGCAATTGTGGAAACGGCAGCCCGCAGGGGGATCGATATCCTGGGCATCACCGACCACAACAGCACCAAACACGGGCCGCTCGTAAGCAAACTGGCCCGCGAAAAGGGAATATTCGTTTTGTGTGGGGCTGAAGTCACTACCCGCGAAGAAGCCCACTGCTTAACGTTCTTTGAAAACTTTGAAACACTTGCTGCCTTTCAGCAATACCTCGACCGACATCTGCCCGACATCAAGAATGACCCCAAATATTTTGGTTACCAGGTGGTTCTTGACGAACAGGAGATGATCGTTGAGGAAGAGGAAAGGCTGTTGATATCGGGTCTGGACCAAGGTCTGGATCAGGTGGAAACGGAAGTGCACCGGTTGGGTGGCCTTTTTATCCCTGCCCACATCGACCGGCCCAGGTACAGCCTCACCAGCCAGCTGGGTTTTGTTCCCCAGGATTTGAAAGCTGATGCCCTCGAGGTATCGCGCTTCACAACGCCGGAGGAGATGATCAGGCAGTTCCCATGGATCGAATCTTATACCTTTATCAGGAGTTCAGATGCACACCATCCTGATACCCTGGGTTCGGGTATCACCATTTTTGACATGGAAAACAGGAACTTCGGTGAAATCCGTAAGGCTCTGCACAAGCAGGACAACCGAAGCACTCGCATTGAAAAACCGGGGATATGA
- a CDS encoding (2Fe-2S) ferredoxin domain-containing protein, with translation MTKIKSLADLKKMKADLQSQIALREKSDNPEGRVQVRVAMATCGIASGAKEVMEFLIDELEKRNIDAIVSQTGCMGYCYAEPTVEVTLPNQDPVVFGYVDKKKADDIIEKYIKTGELLEGIIPVNYEKID, from the coding sequence ATGACAAAGATTAAATCACTGGCTGATTTGAAAAAGATGAAGGCCGACCTTCAGTCGCAAATCGCCTTAAGAGAAAAAAGCGACAATCCTGAAGGCCGGGTGCAGGTCAGGGTAGCCATGGCTACCTGCGGCATTGCTTCCGGAGCCAAGGAAGTGATGGAGTTCCTCATCGACGAGCTCGAAAAGCGTAACATCGACGCCATCGTATCTCAAACGGGCTGCATGGGCTATTGCTATGCCGAACCCACCGTTGAAGTGACCCTTCCAAATCAGGACCCCGTGGTTTTTGGATATGTTGACAAGAAAAAAGCTGATGATATCATTGAAAAATATATCAAGACCGGCGAACTGCTCGAGGGAATTATTCCGGTGAATTACGAAAAAATTGACTAA
- a CDS encoding [Fe-Fe] hydrogenase large subunit C-terminal domain-containing protein, with protein MMAVKYFHHALKFRKEVCIGCSHCMNVCPTQAIRIHGGKAELTDNRCVDCGKCYRACPVGAIIVEQDDFSRIFEFEHRVALIPNVLMGQFPEQVSINQIRSVLHELGFTHIFEVEHGTRVLEGAMKQYMEQHGRKKPLISTFCPAVVRLIQVRFPGLTDNLILLKPPLDIAATYFRKKLIDEGAKSKEIGMFYITPCAAKIAAVKSPVGDDTSDIDGVINMDFIFNKVYTSMKQGHKGKNFCQVPSLYTLQPEEMLWSLTEGESSRMPGRSLAIDEINNVIEFLEKIENGENADIDFLELRACDQSCAGGILTSGNRFFTVERLRNQAREVEMENLPHYHQEVDESMESYRGFLMENIGVKKVLPRSMEKLDEDMKQALLKMQMVRDIMALLPSVDCGLCGSPTCNALAQDIAQGRAEITHCIFIQKKYEQKDWLNSKDSMEILKEIWGEEKFGSQKN; from the coding sequence ATGATGGCTGTAAAGTATTTTCACCACGCACTGAAGTTCCGCAAGGAGGTCTGTATAGGCTGCTCCCATTGCATGAACGTGTGTCCAACGCAGGCCATACGGATTCATGGAGGGAAAGCTGAGCTTACCGACAACCGATGCGTCGACTGTGGTAAATGCTATCGTGCCTGCCCGGTGGGTGCCATTATTGTGGAGCAGGATGACTTCAGCCGGATATTCGAATTTGAGCACCGCGTGGCCCTGATCCCTAATGTTTTGATGGGGCAATTTCCCGAGCAGGTATCAATCAACCAGATTCGCAGCGTTTTGCACGAACTTGGGTTTACCCATATTTTTGAAGTGGAGCATGGCACCCGTGTCCTGGAAGGCGCCATGAAACAATATATGGAGCAACACGGCCGGAAGAAACCCCTGATCTCCACCTTCTGTCCGGCTGTTGTTCGCCTGATTCAGGTAAGGTTTCCTGGACTCACCGATAACCTGATCCTGCTCAAGCCACCGCTGGATATCGCAGCCACCTATTTTCGCAAAAAACTTATCGATGAAGGTGCGAAGAGTAAAGAGATTGGAATGTTCTATATTACCCCCTGCGCCGCCAAAATAGCCGCAGTAAAAAGTCCTGTTGGCGATGACACCAGCGACATAGACGGAGTCATCAATATGGACTTCATCTTTAATAAAGTATATACCAGTATGAAGCAAGGTCATAAAGGAAAGAATTTCTGCCAGGTTCCTTCGCTTTACACCTTGCAGCCCGAAGAAATGCTTTGGAGTCTTACCGAAGGTGAATCCTCCAGGATGCCCGGGCGGTCATTGGCTATTGATGAGATCAACAATGTGATTGAATTCCTGGAAAAGATTGAAAATGGCGAAAATGCCGACATCGATTTTCTTGAATTGCGGGCTTGCGACCAAAGCTGTGCAGGAGGCATCCTGACCAGTGGAAACCGTTTTTTCACTGTTGAGCGGTTACGTAATCAGGCCAGGGAGGTGGAAATGGAAAACCTGCCGCATTACCACCAGGAAGTGGATGAATCAATGGAATCTTACCGTGGATTCCTGATGGAAAACATTGGGGTGAAAAAAGTGCTCCCCAGGTCCATGGAAAAGCTGGATGAGGATATGAAGCAAGCCTTGCTTAAAATGCAGATGGTGCGCGATATTATGGCTTTGCTGCCTTCGGTCGATTGCGGCCTTTGTGGCTCACCCACCTGCAATGCCCTGGCCCAGGACATCGCGCAAGGACGTGCTGAAATTACCCATTGCATTTTTATTCAGAAGAAATATGAACAAAAAGACTGGCTGAACAGCAAAGACTCCATGGAGATTTTGAAAGAAATCTGGGGCGAAGAAAAATTTGGCAGCCAGAAAAATTAA
- a CDS encoding ATP-binding protein codes for MKDLSLHILDIAQNSIRAGASNISISITESGHAGTLVIEVTDDGSGMPQEVLERVTDPFYTSRTTRKVGLGIPLFKQNAEATGGSLQIRSEQGRGTSLTATFGLDHIDRPPLGDVAGVMVMLAGANPEIRFIYRHRVEENEFVLDTADIAEALDGLPVNDPQVMRFLKEMINENLEALRAPKS; via the coding sequence ATGAAGGACCTGTCGCTCCACATACTTGATATTGCCCAGAACAGCATTCGTGCCGGTGCCAGTAATATCAGCATCAGTATCACGGAGTCTGGCCATGCAGGCACTCTGGTGATAGAAGTGACCGATGATGGCAGTGGTATGCCGCAGGAAGTGCTGGAACGGGTTACCGATCCCTTCTACACTTCGCGCACCACCCGAAAGGTAGGTCTGGGCATTCCGCTGTTCAAACAAAATGCAGAAGCCACAGGGGGAAGCTTGCAGATCCGTTCCGAGCAGGGCAGGGGCACAAGCCTGACAGCCACCTTCGGACTGGATCATATCGACCGGCCGCCCCTTGGTGATGTGGCAGGGGTGATGGTGATGCTTGCCGGGGCAAACCCTGAAATACGGTTTATTTACCGCCACAGGGTGGAAGAGAATGAATTTGTACTGGATACGGCCGATATCGCCGAGGCTCTCGATGGCTTGCCTGTCAATGATCCGCAGGTGATGCGGTTTTTGAAAGAAATGATCAATGAAAACCTGGAAGCCCTCAGGGCTCCGAAAAGTTGA
- a CDS encoding NADH-ubiquinone oxidoreductase-F iron-sulfur binding region domain-containing protein, with protein MAKFKMHMLVCGGTGCRASSSDMLYKNLKKEVQEKGLENEVQVVTTGCFGFCEQGPIVKMIPDNTFYVGVKPEDAIEIVAEHAIKGRKVNRLLYKDPVKKEQIPDSKHMGFYKKQIRIALRNCGLIDPENISEYLALDGYEALGKVLMEMTPEEAIQEVIDSGLRGRGGGGFPTGVKWKIAHDVKGEQKYVVCNADEGDPGAFMDRSILEGDPHSVLEAMTINGYCIGATKGLIYIRAEYPLAIKRLKIAIEQAREYGLLGEDIMGSGFNFDIELRYGAGAFVCGEETALIHSMEGERGEPTFKPPFPAQSGYLGMPTNVNNVETYANIPVIINKGAKWFSSIGTEKSKGTKVFALAGKINNVGLIEVPMGITLREVIFEIGGGIKGGKKFKAVQTGGPSGGCLTEKHLDTPIDYDNLLASGSMMGSGGMIVMDEDDCMVSVAKFYLDFTVEESCGKCSPCRIGNKRLYEILDKITKGQGTMEDLDKLRNLSQVIKDTSLCGLGQTSPNPVLSTLDNFYDEYLAHVTEQKCFAGQCKDLIRYEIIPENCVGCTACARNCPVNCIAGERKQVHLIDQSLCIKCGACMEKCKFNAVTII; from the coding sequence ATGGCGAAATTCAAAATGCATATGCTGGTGTGCGGTGGCACGGGTTGCCGGGCTTCATCCAGCGACATGCTTTATAAGAATTTAAAAAAGGAAGTTCAGGAGAAAGGCCTGGAAAACGAAGTACAGGTGGTTACTACCGGATGCTTTGGTTTTTGTGAGCAGGGCCCCATCGTCAAGATGATCCCCGACAACACCTTCTATGTTGGCGTGAAGCCTGAAGATGCTATTGAGATTGTGGCTGAACATGCCATCAAGGGGCGTAAGGTGAACCGCCTGCTTTACAAAGACCCTGTAAAAAAGGAACAGATCCCCGACTCAAAGCATATGGGCTTTTACAAGAAGCAGATCCGTATTGCTTTGCGTAACTGTGGTTTGATCGATCCTGAGAACATCAGCGAATACCTTGCCCTCGATGGTTACGAAGCCCTCGGTAAGGTGCTGATGGAGATGACTCCCGAAGAGGCCATCCAGGAAGTAATAGACTCCGGTCTGCGCGGACGTGGCGGCGGTGGATTTCCCACAGGTGTCAAGTGGAAGATCGCGCACGATGTCAAGGGCGAACAAAAGTATGTGGTTTGTAATGCCGATGAGGGCGACCCCGGTGCATTTATGGACCGTTCCATCCTCGAGGGTGACCCTCACAGCGTATTGGAAGCCATGACCATCAACGGATACTGCATTGGCGCTACCAAAGGCCTGATCTATATTCGTGCTGAATATCCCCTGGCCATCAAACGGCTTAAGATCGCCATCGAGCAGGCAAGGGAATACGGCCTGTTGGGCGAAGACATCATGGGCAGCGGCTTCAACTTCGATATCGAACTGCGTTATGGTGCAGGTGCTTTTGTCTGCGGTGAAGAAACGGCCCTCATCCATTCCATGGAAGGCGAGCGCGGGGAGCCTACCTTTAAACCCCCCTTCCCGGCACAAAGCGGATATTTGGGCATGCCTACCAACGTGAACAACGTGGAGACCTATGCCAATATCCCCGTCATTATTAATAAAGGCGCCAAGTGGTTTTCCTCCATTGGCACCGAGAAGTCAAAAGGGACCAAAGTGTTTGCCCTGGCCGGCAAGATCAACAACGTGGGCCTCATTGAAGTGCCTATGGGTATTACCCTGCGCGAAGTGATCTTTGAGATCGGCGGCGGCATCAAAGGCGGCAAGAAGTTTAAAGCCGTGCAGACCGGTGGACCCTCCGGTGGATGCCTTACCGAGAAACATCTCGACACACCGATCGACTACGATAACCTGCTTGCTTCCGGCTCTATGATGGGCTCAGGTGGCATGATTGTGATGGATGAAGACGACTGCATGGTGTCGGTGGCCAAGTTTTACCTCGATTTTACCGTGGAAGAATCCTGCGGAAAGTGCTCTCCCTGCCGCATTGGAAACAAGCGCTTGTATGAGATTCTGGATAAAATAACAAAAGGGCAGGGGACCATGGAAGACCTCGATAAGCTGCGCAACCTTAGCCAGGTCATCAAGGACACTTCTCTTTGTGGTCTTGGACAGACTTCTCCCAACCCGGTGCTCTCAACGCTCGATAATTTCTATGATGAATACCTGGCACACGTTACAGAACAGAAGTGTTTCGCAGGTCAGTGCAAGGATCTCATTCGTTACGAGATCATCCCGGAAAACTGCGTTGGCTGTACCGCCTGTGCCCGCAACTGCCCCGTGAACTGCATCGCGGGCGAAAGAAAACAGGTGCACCTTATCGACCAGTCGCTCTGTATCAAGTGCGGTGCCTGTATGGAGAAATGTAAGTTTAATGCGGTAACAATCATTTAA